In Halalkalicoccus tibetensis, the genomic window GAGCGTGTTCCCCGACGACCGCTCGGAGCACGAGCCCGACGAGCCCGATCTCGGCCCCGAGATCCCGAACATCGAGCCCGAGGAGGAGGAGCCCGACCTCGGGCCGGACGCGCCCGACGTCTCGCTGCCCGCCGACGGCCTCCTCGGTCCCGAGGACGCGCCGACGGACCTGCTGAGCGCCTTCTGGATGCTCGTCGTCCTGTTCAACGTCGGGATCCTCGCCGCCAGCATCGGCGCGCTCTTCCTGGTCTTCGAGGGGCGAACCTATCTGGGCGGCGGGCTGCTCGCGGTCGGCCTGCTCGCGCTCGCCCGGGGGACCTACAAGTACTGGCGCCTCGACGTCGACGAGCTGGGCACCGACAGCGACTAACCCGCGGGGTGGATAAGACGGGTATGCAGACCGTCGAGGACGACGACGGCGCGCGCTACCTCCTGCTCAAGCGCTCGAGCGACGCGAGCCTGGTGCGCGACCCCGAGACCGGCGAGGAGCGCTACGTCGAGAACGGCGAGCTCTCCGCGGTGGGCGAGTCGCCCCTCGAGACGGCCGCGAGCGAGGTCGACGAGCCGACCCGGCGGCTCCTGCGGGCGGTCCACGACGACCGGACCCTGGGCCTACTGCTCTTCCTCGATGCGGGCGGACCGCGCTCGGTCCGGGAGCTGCTCTCCTTCGACACGCTCTGTGAGAGCGACTTCCACGGCACCGTCACGGAGCTCCGGGCGGCGGGGCTGCTCGAGGAGCGCGAGGTCGCGGGCGAACGGGGCTACGGGACGACCGAGCTCGCGGCGGAGGCGCTCTCCTCACTCCGCGGCCCCGGCGGCGAGTAGCTCCTCGCCGCGCTCGACGGTCGAGCGGTTCGTCGTCGGGTCCTTGCTCACCCGAACGAGCTCGTCGGCCGCCCCCACGAGCTCGTCGTCGTGGCTGACGACCACGATCTGCTCGACGCCCAGACGGCGCATCGACTCGACGAGGTCGACCAGCTTCGAGACGTGACCCGAGTCGAGGAACACGGTGGGTTCGTCGAGGATCAACGGCGGCATCGGCGCCGCTCCCTCGATCCCCTCGGCGAGCAGACGGTAGATCGCACAGCGAAGCGAGAGGTTGAACAGCGCGCGCTCGCCGCCCGAGAGCTGCTCGGGGTCGAGCGGCGAGCCGTCCTTCTGGTAGACGGTGAGCTCGTACTCGCCCGTGAGCTCGAGGGTCGCGTAGGCGTCGTTCTGATAGACCAGCTCGAACGTCTCGTTGAGCATCCGTTCGAGCTGGTCGACGTTGCGCTGGCGCAGCTCCGCACGGAGCCGGCCGTACATCTCCTGGAGCTGCTCGGCCTCGCCGTAGAGCGAGTCCAGCGCTTCCAGGCGCTCCTCGAGGGCGTCGCGTCGTTCCCGTAGCTCCTCGAGCGCCTCGAGCTCGCTTTTCACGCCGCCGATCCGGTCGCGGAGCCGTGCTTCCTCCTCTGCGAGCTCCGCGAGCTTCGGCTCGACCTTCTCGAGGTAGTCCTCGGCCTCGGCCTTCCGGTCCCGAGCGTCTTCGATCCGCTCGGGGTCGTACTCGTCCTCGAGCTCCGCCTTCCGATCGCGCTTCTCCGCGAGGCGCTCGCGCCGTTCGTCGTTCAGCTCCGCGAGCGATTCGCGTCGTTCGCGGAGCGTCGAGACCGTCTCGCGGGCATCCTCGATCTTCCCGAGCACGTCCGCGAGCGATTCGAGCCGGCCGATGCGCTCCTCCAGGGCGGTCCGGCGCTCGTCGAGCTCGCCGATCCGCTCCTGGGCCTCCTCCGCGCGTTCGCGGGCCTCGGCGGCCGTCTCGTGCTTCTCGTCCGCCTCGTCCTTGAGTTCCGCAGCGCGCTCCTCGAGGTCGGCGGCCCGCTCGCGCTTCTCCGCGAGCGCGTCCTCGCGCTCCTTGAGGAGCTCCTCGAGCGTCCCGCGGCGCTCCTTTCGCCTCGCGATCCCCTCCTCGGCCTCCGCGAGCGCCTCGGCCCGGTCGATCCGGTCCTCGACCCCCTCACGCCCCTCGCGGAGCTCCGAGAGCGTTTCTTCGAGCTCCGAGACCCGCTCGCGGCGATCCTCCAGGGCGTCGACGTGGGGCGACTCCTCGACGGGCTGGCCGCACTCGGGACACTTGCCCGCCTCGCGGAGTCGCTCACCCTCCGAGACCGCCTCGCGGGCGCTCTCGAGGCTCGCCCGGAGCTCGGTCTCGCGCTCGCGGAGTCCCTCGCGCTGCTCGCGAAGCTCCGAGAGGAGTTCGTCCGTCTCGCTGACGTCGACGGGCGCGTCGTCGAACCGATCCCGGAGCTCCTCGATCTCGCCGTCGAGCTCCGAGAGCGCCTCCCGACGGTCCGCGAGCGCCGCCTCGCCCTCCTCGATCCCGCTTTCGAGGGTCGCGCGTTCCTCGCGGGCCTCCTCGGCGCGCTCGGCGAGCTCCTCGACGGCCTCCGCGGCCGCCTTCGCATCGCTCTTCTCGCTCTGGGCGTCGAGGCTGGCCTCGCGGATCGACTCGCGACAGCCCTCGAGTTCGGTCTCGAGCTCCCCGCGGCGCTCCTCGATGGCGTCTTCCTTGGCACGGTCGAGCTCCGACTCGGCGAGGAGCCCGTCGCGCTCGCTCTCGAGCTCCGCGATCCGCTCGCGGGTCTCGGCCAGCTCCCCCTTGAGCCCGTCGCGCTCGTCCTCGGTCGAGGAGATCGTCCCGCGGAGCTCCTCGATGTCGTCCTCGAGCGTCGCGATCTCCCCGCGGACCTCCTCGTGGGAATCGAGGACCTCCTCGGCCTCCTCGCGGGTCCGTTCGGCGTTGTCGCGGTTCCCCTCGAAGCGCTCGATCTCGCTCTCGGTCTCGTTGAGCTCCGTCTCGAGGTCGTTCAGGGTCGCGGGCAGCCCCTTTCCCTCCTTCTCGTCGATCTGCGAGTCGACCTCCCGGAGGCTGCCCTGGACGTCCGTGCGGACGTCGTTGACCCCCAATCGAGCTTCGCTGACGCGCTCGCGGTACTCCTCGAGGGTTCCCAGCTGGAGGAGGTCGTCGATCATGTCCTGGCGCTCGCCGGGGGTGGCGTGGATCAGCTTGTTGACCTCGCCCTGGCGGACGTACGCGCAGTTGACGAACGCCTCGCTGTCCATCCGCAGCATCCCCTCGACGTAGCGCTCTACGTCGCGGGCCCCTTCGACGCTCCCCTCCGGCGTTTCGAGGACGCAGGTCGCGGTCTGGGCGCGCTCGCCCGAGAGCCGGACGCGGCGCTCGACACGGTAAGATCCCCCGTCGTGGCTGAACCACAGCTCAATCTCGCATTCGTCCTCGCCGTTGGTGATGACGTCCTCGAGGGTGCCGTCGAGCGCCGAGGAGCCGTACAGCGCGAAGAAACACGCCTCCAGCAGCGAGGACTTCCCGCTGCCGTTCAGCCCGTGGATCACCGTGACGCCGCGATCGAGCCGGAGGTCGGTATCCCGGTAGGGCTTGAAGTTCTCCAGGCGGACGCGCTCGATCCTCACAGGTACTCCTCCATCGAGGACTGGGCCTGCCCGTCCGAGGTCGCCCCCTCGGGCCGCTCGGTCGCCTCCGTCGCCCCGACCGCGGGCTCGTCGGTCTCCGAGTCACCCATCGCGGGGTCGTCGGCCTCAGTCTCGTCGGCCTCGGATCCTTCCACTCCGGCTTCGTCCGCTCCGGACTCGTCAGCCTCAGGTCCGGCGGTCGGCGAGCCGTCCCGACTCCCCTCGTCCGCCGTCGTCGGTTCGGACGTCGCCGATCCGTCCGCTTTCGTGGCCGTCTCGAACGCCCCCGGATCCTCCTTGATCAGCGTCCGGACCCGCTCCTCGACGGTCTCGCGGACGTTCGAGTCGGCGATCTTGCTCGCCCGGACGGTCTCGTCGACGTCGCCGGCGGCGGCCGAGAGTCCCATCTCGCGCAGGCGCTCGCGCACCGCGGCGTCGGGATCCGAGAAGGAGACGTCGACCGCCTCGCCCCCCTCGATCTCGCGCTTGTCGTTCACGCGGGCGATCAGCGCGCCGCGCTCGCTCGCGAACGACTCGACCTCCGCGGGCGTGATCGGCTCGCCCTCGCCCTCGACCGTGACGATCACGACCCGGTCCTCGAGCTCGTGCTGGCCGACCCGTTCGAGCAGCCGCTCGGCGCCCTCGCCCTCGCCGAGCTCGGCGTCGATGAAGACGAACTCCCGAGTGTCGAGCCTCCGGCGGGTGATGTGGGCCTCGCCCTCGGCGAACTCCACGAGGTTGTAGCCCCGGTCGTCGCGCTCGCTCGCGCTCGCGCGCTCGGTCGAGCCGCAGTAGGTCACCCAGGTCCCCTCGATCTCCGCGCGGTCGGGCTGGTGGTTGTCGCCCAGCAGCATCACGTCGAACTCCACGGAGGCCTGTTCGAGCAGCTCCTGGGTGTCCCAGTCGGCGTAGGCGAACGGTTCGAACAACCCGTGGGCGACCAGCGCCGTGTGCTCCGTTTCGGGCGGGGCGAAGTCGTACTCCAGCTCGTCGCGCCGGGAGGCCGGCACGTGATCGAGCCCGTAGAAGGTGGTCTCGCCGATCTCGACCCCCTCGCTCCCGAGGCGGGTCGCGAGGCCCATCCGGGAGAACAGATCGAGCCACTGCCCGCCTCGAGTTCCCTCGTGGTTGCCGACGATCGCGAGGAAGGGAACGCCGGCGTCGTCGAGATCGCGCAGCACGTCGAGCGTGCCGAGCAGGTCCCCGATGTCGGGGCGCCGGTCGTGAAAGAGGTCGCCGGCGTGGACGACGGCGTCGACCCCGTCGTCGACGGCGTCGGCGGCGACCCGCTCGAAGGCGGCCAGGAAGTCGGCCCGGCGCTCGGCCGAGTGGTACTGGCGATAACCGATGTGGGTGTCGCCGGTGTGGATCACCCGTGTCATGTCCCGTGGTTCGCGGGCGGGAGGGATAAGCTACGTGGGCTCAGCGCGACTCGATCGCGAGGGTGTAGAGCCGCTTTCTGGCGTCCGAAAACGAGAAGCGCGACTCGACGACCTCCTCCTCCTCGAGGCGGTTCAGCGCGTAGCGAACGGTCCGCGGGGGCAGCAGCGTCTCCTCGGCGAGCTGGCTCTGGGTCAGTGTCTCGTTGTACTCGAGCACCTTCGCCACCAGCTTCGCACTTGGTGGGAGCTCCCGGACCGCCTCCCATCCCGTCTCCTCCCCCGGGCCGGCCGTGACTGCCTCTGACGTACTCATTTCACGTCCATCTACCGGATTCAACGTAATAATATTTCTCCTTTTGGAATATTACTACTGAGAATTTCAGTCGGGTTGACCCGAAACCTCTTATGAGTCAGCGCCGTAAATCGGGCAATGACTGATACCGTCGAGGACGTGGACCTTCCCTACGAGGAGGACGACACCTCACAGCAGGAGAAGATCGAGGCGCTGCGCGACCGGCTCGACGTCCTCGAGGACCAGAACGAGGAGATGCGCGACAAGCTGCTCGACGCGAACGCCGAGAACAACAAGTACCAGCAGAAGCTCGAGCGCCTGACCCACGAGAACAAGAAGCTCAAGCAGTCGCCGCTGTTCGTCGCGACGGTCCAGGAGCTGACCGACGAAGGCGTCATCATCAAACAGCACGGCAACAACCAGGAGGCGCTCACCGAGGTCACCGAGGAGATGCGCGAGGAGCTCGAACCCGACAGCCGGGTTGCGGTCAACAACTCGCTGTCGATCGTCAAGCAGCTCGAGGGCGAGACCGACGTCCGCGCCCGCGTCATGCAGGTCGAGGAGAGCCCCGAGGTCTCCTACACCGACATCGGCGGCCTCGACGAGCAGATGAACGAGGTGCGCGAGACCGTCGAGATGCCGCTTCTGAAGCCCGACGCCTTCGAGGAGGTCGGGATCGAGCCCCCGAGCGGCGTTCTCCTCTACGGACCGCCGGGCACCGGGAAGACGATGCTGGCGAAGGCCGTCGCCAACGAGACCGACGCCACCTTCATCAAGATGGCCGGCTCCGAGCTCGTCCACAAGTTCATCGGCGAGGGCGCGAAGCTGGTTCGGGACCTCTTCGAGGTCGCCCGGGCCCACGAGCCCGCCGTGCTGTTCATCGACGAGATCGACGCCATCGCTTCCAAACGCACCGAATCGAAGACCTCCGGCGACGCCGAGGTCCAGCGCACGATGATGCAGCTCCTCTCGGAGATGGACGGCTTCGAGGATCGGGGAGAAGTGCGGATCATCGCCGCCACGAACCGCTTCGACATGCTCGATCGCGCGATCCTCCGCCCGGGCCGGTTCGACCGCCTCATCGAGGTCCCCAAGCCCGACGTCGAGGGTCGGGAGCTCATCTTCCAGATCCATACCCGGAACATGAACGTCTCCGACGACGTCGAGTTCGGGGCGCTTGCCGAGGAGGTCCACGAGGCAAGCGGCGCGGACATCAAGGCGATCTGTACGGAGGCGG contains:
- the mre11 gene encoding DNA double-strand break repair protein Mre11; protein product: MTRVIHTGDTHIGYRQYHSAERRADFLAAFERVAADAVDDGVDAVVHAGDLFHDRRPDIGDLLGTLDVLRDLDDAGVPFLAIVGNHEGTRGGQWLDLFSRMGLATRLGSEGVEIGETTFYGLDHVPASRRDELEYDFAPPETEHTALVAHGLFEPFAYADWDTQELLEQASVEFDVMLLGDNHQPDRAEIEGTWVTYCGSTERASASERDDRGYNLVEFAEGEAHITRRRLDTREFVFIDAELGEGEGAERLLERVGQHELEDRVVIVTVEGEGEPITPAEVESFASERGALIARVNDKREIEGGEAVDVSFSDPDAAVRERLREMGLSAAAGDVDETVRASKIADSNVRETVEERVRTLIKEDPGAFETATKADGSATSEPTTADEGSRDGSPTAGPEADESGADEAGVEGSEADETEADDPAMGDSETDEPAVGATEATERPEGATSDGQAQSSMEEYL
- a CDS encoding helix-turn-helix domain-containing protein, translating into MSTSEAVTAGPGEETGWEAVRELPPSAKLVAKVLEYNETLTQSQLAEETLLPPRTVRYALNRLEEEEVVESRFSFSDARKRLYTLAIESR
- the pan1 gene encoding proteasome-activating nucleotidase Pan1 is translated as MTDTVEDVDLPYEEDDTSQQEKIEALRDRLDVLEDQNEEMRDKLLDANAENNKYQQKLERLTHENKKLKQSPLFVATVQELTDEGVIIKQHGNNQEALTEVTEEMREELEPDSRVAVNNSLSIVKQLEGETDVRARVMQVEESPEVSYTDIGGLDEQMNEVRETVEMPLLKPDAFEEVGIEPPSGVLLYGPPGTGKTMLAKAVANETDATFIKMAGSELVHKFIGEGAKLVRDLFEVARAHEPAVLFIDEIDAIASKRTESKTSGDAEVQRTMMQLLSEMDGFEDRGEVRIIAATNRFDMLDRAILRPGRFDRLIEVPKPDVEGRELIFQIHTRNMNVSDDVEFGALAEEVHEASGADIKAICTEAGMFAIRDDRTEVRMADFEEAWAKIQAEEEDDEVSKTFA
- the rad50 gene encoding DNA double-strand break repair ATPase Rad50, giving the protein MRIERVRLENFKPYRDTDLRLDRGVTVIHGLNGSGKSSLLEACFFALYGSSALDGTLEDVITNGEDECEIELWFSHDGGSYRVERRVRLSGERAQTATCVLETPEGSVEGARDVERYVEGMLRMDSEAFVNCAYVRQGEVNKLIHATPGERQDMIDDLLQLGTLEEYRERVSEARLGVNDVRTDVQGSLREVDSQIDEKEGKGLPATLNDLETELNETESEIERFEGNRDNAERTREEAEEVLDSHEEVRGEIATLEDDIEELRGTISSTEDERDGLKGELAETRERIAELESERDGLLAESELDRAKEDAIEERRGELETELEGCRESIREASLDAQSEKSDAKAAAEAVEELAERAEEAREERATLESGIEEGEAALADRREALSELDGEIEELRDRFDDAPVDVSETDELLSELREQREGLRERETELRASLESAREAVSEGERLREAGKCPECGQPVEESPHVDALEDRRERVSELEETLSELREGREGVEDRIDRAEALAEAEEGIARRKERRGTLEELLKEREDALAEKRERAADLEERAAELKDEADEKHETAAEARERAEEAQERIGELDERRTALEERIGRLESLADVLGKIEDARETVSTLRERRESLAELNDERRERLAEKRDRKAELEDEYDPERIEDARDRKAEAEDYLEKVEPKLAELAEEEARLRDRIGGVKSELEALEELRERRDALEERLEALDSLYGEAEQLQEMYGRLRAELRQRNVDQLERMLNETFELVYQNDAYATLELTGEYELTVYQKDGSPLDPEQLSGGERALFNLSLRCAIYRLLAEGIEGAAPMPPLILDEPTVFLDSGHVSKLVDLVESMRRLGVEQIVVVSHDDELVGAADELVRVSKDPTTNRSTVERGEELLAAGAAE